A stretch of the Brevundimonas sp. MF30-B genome encodes the following:
- a CDS encoding DUF4893 domain-containing protein has translation MRLSPILALAALSPLALAACDRGSDATAEAPAPTELSPSTEAPPLPADPAPTDPAVSPPASGEQGGTDDWRAVANPEDASALGRLDEAWRMARASADAAGFADEVQSHGALVDPNAGLQGRLQPPPGEYRCRSVRMGVKGSVGLAYIAYPFFRCSVELTPGGDLILTKTTGSQRTRGLLYPDTDRRLVYVGAQAWGDQEQGFPRYGQMRERDQVGVFERIGPNRWRLVIPFPKQEAQIDILELTR, from the coding sequence ATGCGCCTGTCGCCGATCCTCGCACTCGCCGCCCTGTCGCCGCTAGCGCTCGCCGCCTGCGACCGCGGCTCCGACGCCACTGCGGAGGCCCCGGCGCCCACCGAGCTGAGCCCCTCGACCGAGGCTCCGCCCCTGCCGGCCGACCCGGCTCCGACCGATCCGGCCGTCTCGCCGCCCGCCTCGGGCGAGCAGGGCGGAACGGACGACTGGCGCGCCGTCGCCAATCCCGAGGACGCCTCGGCCCTTGGCCGTCTGGACGAGGCGTGGCGAATGGCCCGCGCCTCGGCCGACGCAGCGGGCTTCGCCGACGAGGTTCAGTCGCACGGCGCCCTGGTCGATCCGAACGCGGGGCTTCAAGGCCGGCTGCAGCCCCCGCCTGGCGAGTATCGCTGCCGCTCCGTACGCATGGGTGTGAAGGGCTCTGTCGGGCTGGCCTACATCGCCTATCCCTTCTTCCGCTGCTCGGTCGAGCTGACGCCCGGCGGCGACCTGATCCTGACCAAGACCACCGGCTCGCAGCGCACGCGCGGACTGCTGTATCCCGACACCGACCGTCGCCTCGTCTATGTCGGCGCCCAGGCCTGGGGCGATCAGGAACAGGGTTTTCCGCGCTACGGCCAGATGCGCGAGCGCGACCAGGTCGGCGTGTTCGAACGCATCGGCCCCAATCGGTGGCGCCTGGTCATCCCCTTTCCCAAGCAGGAAGCCCAGATCGACATCCTGGAGCTGACTCGCTGA
- a CDS encoding DUF4893 domain-containing protein: MSVRRLPYLLLLTTLIAGCAAPAASPPPPPPSPGAVLPDWRAVVTATDRDRLRRTEAAWGLALEQARRGSPDRLRGLGDLADADARLSDPTPPIGDYRCRLVRLGSQDGAGPALVVGEWSRCRIEATAQGLRFSKLTGTQRPAGLLFPEDERHMVLLGGLALASEPPASRYGRNPARDLAGRVERIAAERWRIVLPWPQAGANLDLIELIPAG, from the coding sequence ATGTCCGTCCGCCGCCTCCCCTATCTTCTGCTGCTCACCACGCTGATCGCGGGGTGCGCCGCGCCGGCGGCCTCGCCCCCGCCGCCGCCACCGTCGCCCGGCGCCGTCCTGCCCGACTGGCGCGCGGTGGTGACGGCGACCGACCGCGACCGCCTGCGTCGCACCGAGGCGGCCTGGGGCCTAGCGCTGGAACAGGCCCGGCGGGGATCGCCGGACCGCCTGCGCGGCCTGGGCGACCTGGCCGACGCCGACGCGCGCCTGAGCGACCCGACCCCGCCCATCGGCGACTATCGCTGCCGCCTGGTCCGGCTGGGCTCCCAGGACGGGGCCGGCCCCGCCCTGGTCGTCGGCGAGTGGAGCCGCTGCCGCATCGAGGCCACCGCCCAGGGCCTGCGCTTCTCCAAGCTGACGGGAACCCAACGCCCCGCCGGCCTGCTGTTCCCCGAGGACGAGCGTCACATGGTGCTGCTGGGCGGACTGGCCCTGGCGTCCGAACCGCCCGCCAGCCGCTATGGCCGCAACCCGGCGCGCGATCTCGCCGGCAGGGTCGAGCGCATCGCCGCCGAGCGCTGGCGCATCGTCCTGCCCTGGCCCCAGGCCGGGGCCAATCTGGACCTGATCGAGCTGATCCCGGCGGGCTAG
- a CDS encoding YihY/virulence factor BrkB family protein, which yields MSKAASRFRLPDLATRLLNRRKPPSGGGLGALWRYLGATVGGLAAGAGAAHLIYTQGHRFGLELRAYRPSPEDAPDPTPEDYDAREPGRGRLARRPTHIPMKGWVDILWRTGAGYLGDRVGFVAGAVTFFVVLALFPMLGSFVTIYGLFADAGDAWSRLQFLYSMLPANVAEFLGGQMQRLAENSTGQLTLTLAWTLPLSLWAANGGIRNLFWGINVAYHETERRNIVTYNLICLAFTVSGLIAVMLSAALVIGVPVVVGLFGLTEEIQYLALLRWPVLFVGYVFALALIYRFGPCRAKARWRWLTPGALVAATLSLGLSGIFSWYLQTFVRTDSYGPLAAVMGFLLWTWLSVQIILMGAKLNAEIEHQTALDTTTGKPEPLGKRGAVMADSVGARRGNPAALAFTLKHAEALSDRVLRRKIER from the coding sequence ATGTCCAAGGCCGCTTCCCGTTTCCGTCTCCCCGATCTCGCCACGCGACTGCTGAACCGTCGCAAGCCGCCGTCCGGCGGAGGGCTGGGCGCGCTGTGGCGATACCTCGGCGCGACGGTCGGCGGTCTGGCGGCGGGCGCGGGCGCGGCGCACCTGATCTACACCCAGGGCCACCGGTTTGGTCTTGAGCTGCGCGCCTATCGCCCCTCGCCTGAGGACGCGCCTGATCCGACGCCCGAGGACTACGACGCCCGCGAGCCTGGCCGGGGCCGTCTGGCCCGACGGCCGACGCACATTCCGATGAAGGGCTGGGTCGACATCCTGTGGCGCACGGGTGCGGGTTATCTGGGCGACCGGGTGGGATTCGTCGCCGGTGCGGTCACCTTCTTCGTCGTGCTGGCGCTGTTTCCGATGCTCGGCTCGTTCGTCACCATCTACGGCCTGTTCGCCGATGCGGGCGACGCCTGGAGCCGACTGCAGTTCCTGTACTCAATGCTGCCCGCCAATGTGGCCGAGTTCCTGGGCGGGCAGATGCAGCGCCTGGCCGAGAACTCCACCGGCCAACTGACCCTGACCCTGGCCTGGACCCTGCCGCTGTCGCTGTGGGCGGCGAACGGCGGCATCCGCAACCTCTTCTGGGGGATCAACGTCGCCTATCACGAGACCGAGCGCCGCAACATCGTGACCTACAACCTGATCTGCCTGGCCTTCACCGTGTCGGGCCTGATCGCGGTTATGCTGAGCGCGGCGCTGGTGATCGGCGTGCCGGTCGTGGTCGGCCTGTTCGGTCTGACCGAAGAGATCCAGTATCTGGCCCTGCTGCGCTGGCCCGTGCTGTTCGTCGGCTATGTCTTCGCCCTGGCGCTGATCTACCGCTTCGGGCCGTGCCGGGCCAAGGCGCGGTGGCGCTGGCTGACCCCGGGGGCCCTGGTCGCCGCCACGCTCAGCCTGGGCCTGTCGGGCATTTTCAGCTGGTATCTGCAGACCTTCGTGCGCACCGATTCCTACGGTCCGCTGGCGGCGGTGATGGGTTTCCTGCTGTGGACCTGGCTGTCGGTGCAGATCATCCTGATGGGGGCCAAGCTGAACGCCGAGATCGAGCATCAGACGGCGCTGGACACCACCACCGGCAAGCCGGAGCCGCTTGGCAAGCGCGGGGCGGTGATGGCGGATTCGGTCGGCGCGCGCCGCGGAAACCCCGCCGCGCTGGCCTTCACCCTGAAGCACGCCGAGGCCCTGTCTGACCGGGTTCTGCGCCGCAAGATCGAGCGCTAG
- a CDS encoding NAD-dependent epimerase/dehydratase family protein has product MTDRDGPVLVTGAAGFIGFHTARRLLERGETVVGVDNMNAYYDPALKRARLALLEAFPTYRHHEIDLADRAAMAALFEAERPRRIVHLGAQAGVRYSIDSPWTYADSNLTGFLSILEGARATQATSLVFASTSSAFGANGALPFSVKQGADHPLTLYAATKIANEAMAHAYAHLFGLPATGLRFFTVYGPWGRPDMALFKFTGAILKGEPIDVYGEGRMERDFTYVDDVVTGVIAALDRPATADPGWDATRPDPSTSGVAPWRILNLGAGRRTPLMRYIELIEEAAGRKAVLNLMPYQDGDLVSTEADVTETRAALDYAPETPVEVGVGRFVDWYRDYYRV; this is encoded by the coding sequence ATGACGGACAGGGACGGACCGGTGCTGGTCACCGGCGCGGCGGGCTTTATCGGCTTCCACACCGCGCGCCGCCTGCTGGAGCGCGGCGAGACGGTGGTCGGCGTCGACAACATGAACGCCTACTATGATCCGGCGCTGAAGCGCGCGCGACTGGCGCTGCTCGAGGCCTTTCCGACCTATCGCCACCACGAGATCGACCTGGCGGACCGGGCGGCGATGGCGGCGCTGTTCGAGGCCGAGCGGCCGCGGCGCATCGTCCATCTGGGGGCGCAGGCGGGAGTGCGCTACAGCATCGACTCGCCCTGGACCTACGCGGATTCCAACCTGACGGGCTTCCTGTCGATCCTGGAAGGCGCGCGCGCGACCCAGGCGACCAGCCTGGTCTTCGCCTCAACCAGCTCGGCCTTCGGGGCCAACGGCGCCTTGCCGTTCTCGGTGAAGCAGGGGGCGGATCATCCACTGACGCTCTATGCGGCGACCAAGATCGCCAACGAGGCCATGGCTCACGCGTACGCCCATCTGTTCGGCCTGCCGGCGACGGGACTGCGCTTCTTCACCGTCTATGGTCCGTGGGGGCGGCCCGACATGGCGCTGTTCAAATTCACCGGCGCGATCCTGAAGGGCGAGCCGATCGACGTGTACGGCGAGGGGCGGATGGAGCGCGACTTCACCTATGTCGACGACGTCGTCACGGGCGTGATCGCAGCCCTGGACCGTCCGGCCACGGCGGACCCCGGCTGGGATGCGACGCGGCCGGATCCTTCGACCAGCGGTGTGGCGCCGTGGCGGATACTGAACCTGGGCGCGGGCCGGCGCACCCCGCTGATGCGCTACATCGAGCTGATCGAGGAGGCGGCCGGCCGCAAGGCGGTGCTGAACCTGATGCCGTATCAGGATGGCGACCTGGTCAGCACCGAAGCCGACGTGACCGAGACCCGCGCGGCTCTGGACTATGCCCCGGAAACACCGGTCGAGGTCGGGGTGGGTCGGTTCGTCGATTGGTACCGGGACTATTACCGGGTCTAG
- a CDS encoding ATP-binding protein — protein MLFLSIVLVMAVVAWISGLTMALASRAEAKRLRVLNNTLEERIRARTADLTQALAASEDQARALSSANQAKSDFLAAMSHELRTPLNAVMGFSHILQMNAEAEPLTLRQTQAVEQILAAGAHLLALIEEVLDLARIEAGKLSLSIERVDPLLVARQVCDSLQPEARAAGVTLIAPPPQAGLGAVADRTRLRQVLLNLLSNAIKYNLPGGSVRLEARHQDGGLTLSVIDTGCGLPADRMAELFQPFSRLGRETSATPGTGVGLAVSRRLAEAMGGRLAAESVEGQGSTFSLWLPGSTEAMVLAPAPEVDAASLGDLPQATMLYVEDNPANVTLMRHVIRALGPMRLFTAETGPEGLTLARDLRPDVILLDINLPGMDGYTLKTGLDADPLTRGIPVLALSANAMPEDIKRGRQAGFVAYLTKPLDIPALAEALGRALNASTPVSGRAA, from the coding sequence ATGTTGTTTCTCTCGATTGTGCTGGTCATGGCCGTCGTCGCCTGGATCAGCGGACTGACCATGGCGCTGGCGTCGCGGGCCGAGGCCAAGCGGCTGCGGGTGCTGAACAACACGCTGGAAGAGCGGATAAGAGCGCGCACCGCCGACCTCACCCAGGCGCTGGCGGCGTCCGAGGACCAAGCCCGCGCCTTGTCCAGTGCGAACCAGGCCAAGTCGGACTTCCTGGCGGCCATGAGCCACGAACTGCGCACGCCGCTGAACGCGGTCATGGGCTTTTCGCACATCCTGCAGATGAACGCCGAGGCCGAGCCTCTGACCCTGCGTCAGACCCAGGCCGTGGAGCAGATCCTGGCCGCCGGCGCGCACCTGCTGGCCCTGATCGAAGAGGTGCTGGACTTGGCTCGCATCGAGGCCGGCAAGCTGTCGTTGTCGATCGAGCGCGTGGATCCGCTGCTGGTCGCGCGCCAGGTCTGCGACAGCCTGCAGCCCGAGGCGCGCGCGGCGGGGGTGACCCTGATCGCACCGCCGCCCCAGGCCGGTCTGGGCGCCGTGGCCGACCGTACGCGACTGCGTCAGGTGCTGCTGAACCTGCTGAGCAACGCCATCAAATACAATCTGCCCGGCGGCTCGGTCCGGCTGGAGGCGCGCCATCAGGACGGCGGACTGACCCTGTCGGTGATCGACACCGGCTGCGGCCTGCCCGCCGACCGCATGGCCGAACTGTTCCAGCCTTTCAGCCGTCTCGGCCGCGAGACCTCGGCGACGCCCGGCACCGGGGTCGGCCTGGCCGTGTCGCGTCGCCTGGCCGAGGCCATGGGCGGACGGCTCGCGGCCGAAAGCGTCGAGGGCCAGGGCTCCACCTTCAGCCTGTGGCTGCCGGGCTCAACCGAGGCCATGGTCCTTGCCCCCGCGCCCGAGGTTGACGCCGCCTCCCTCGGCGACCTGCCCCAGGCGACCATGCTCTACGTCGAGGACAATCCCGCCAACGTCACCCTGATGCGCCACGTCATCCGCGCCCTGGGTCCGATGCGCCTGTTCACCGCCGAGACGGGGCCCGAGGGCCTGACCCTGGCGCGCGACCTGCGGCCCGACGTCATCCTGCTGGACATCAACCTGCCGGGCATGGACGGCTACACCCTGAAGACGGGGCTGGACGCCGACCCCCTGACGCGAGGCATCCCGGTGCTGGCCCTGTCGGCCAACGCCATGCCCGAAGACATCAAACGCGGCCGTCAGGCGGGCTTCGTGGCCTATCTGACCAAGCCGCTCGACATTCCCGCCCTGGCCGAGGCCTTGGGGCGGGCGCTGAATGCGTCAACACCCGTGAGCGGCCGGGCGGCCTGA